Proteins encoded by one window of Gordonia jinghuaiqii:
- the murG gene encoding undecaprenyldiphospho-muramoylpentapeptide beta-N-acetylglucosaminyltransferase — MSSAAAQSDTTGRPNGRPLSVVVAGGGTAGHIEPALAVADAVSRIDPTARITALGTTRGLEVTLVPERGYDLRLIPPVPLPRKPGADLAKTPGRLIGSVLATRKVLDEVGADVVIGFGGYVSVPAYLASQMHLRGRRRVPIVIHEANASAGIANKVGARFANRVLAAVEGSGLDATVVGIPVRGVLAELDRPALRAKARHYFGLDDDAPTLLVFGGSQGAQRLNDAVSGAAEALGKAGIGVLHAYGPKNSIDPAVVDGAPPYRAVGYLKRMDLAYAAADLVMCRSGAMTVAEVSATGLPAIYVPLPHGNGEQRLNALPVVEAGGGLLVDDATVSAEWVAREVPALLGDAERLNQMSAAAAGTGHRDAAAAVATAALDLARDFRAGRRRRRGRKAQHAATAAPDQEQ; from the coding sequence GTGAGTTCGGCTGCAGCACAATCTGATACGACCGGGCGCCCGAACGGGCGCCCGTTGTCGGTGGTCGTGGCCGGGGGCGGTACGGCCGGGCACATCGAACCCGCGCTCGCCGTGGCCGACGCCGTCAGCCGCATCGACCCGACCGCCCGCATCACCGCGCTCGGCACCACACGCGGACTCGAGGTCACCCTCGTCCCCGAACGTGGCTACGACCTCCGCCTGATTCCTCCGGTCCCGCTCCCACGCAAACCAGGAGCCGACCTGGCCAAGACACCGGGCCGGCTGATCGGCTCGGTGCTCGCGACCCGCAAGGTGCTCGACGAGGTCGGCGCCGACGTGGTGATCGGGTTCGGCGGTTACGTCTCCGTGCCCGCGTACCTGGCCTCCCAGATGCATCTGCGCGGACGCAGGCGGGTGCCCATCGTGATCCACGAGGCCAATGCCTCCGCCGGTATCGCCAACAAGGTCGGTGCCCGTTTCGCCAATCGCGTGCTGGCCGCCGTCGAGGGTTCCGGACTCGACGCGACGGTCGTGGGCATCCCCGTCCGCGGCGTGCTCGCCGAACTCGACCGCCCGGCGCTGCGGGCCAAGGCGCGACACTACTTCGGCCTCGACGACGACGCCCCGACCCTGCTCGTCTTCGGGGGATCGCAAGGCGCCCAACGGCTCAACGATGCCGTCTCGGGTGCGGCGGAGGCATTGGGCAAGGCCGGGATCGGTGTCCTGCATGCGTACGGACCCAAGAACTCGATCGACCCCGCCGTCGTCGACGGTGCTCCGCCCTACCGTGCCGTCGGCTACCTCAAGCGGATGGACCTGGCCTACGCGGCCGCCGATCTGGTGATGTGCCGCTCGGGTGCGATGACCGTCGCCGAGGTGTCGGCGACGGGACTGCCCGCGATCTACGTGCCGTTACCGCACGGCAACGGTGAGCAGCGCCTCAACGCACTGCCCGTCGTCGAGGCCGGCGGGGGACTGCTCGTCGACGATGCGACTGTCAGCGCCGAGTGGGTGGCACGTGAGGTCCCCGCGCTCCTGGGAGACGCGGAGCGGTTGAACCAGATGTCCGCGGCCGCCGCGGGAACCGGTCACCGTGACGCGGCCGCGGCCGTGGCGACCGCGGCCCTCGACCTCGCGCGGGACTTCCGGGCCGGGCGTCGGCGCCGTCGGGGGCGCAAGGCGCAGCATGCGGCGACCGCGGCCCCGGATCAGGAACAATGA
- the ftsW gene encoding putative lipid II flippase FtsW has protein sequence MSRVGSDSAAGETAVQDGTAVQDDTAAQDEAAAQDEAAGAVPDADRARSRGERGTGARSGSKNAGSKNTGSKQAGSGTAGKGRAATGGRSASATATASIPAMVIDAVRGLLARPLASYQLILTMSFLLTAFGLVMVLSASSVEGYSKEGSAYGLFATQVIFALLGLVVFYLMLRVPVRLLRRFAAPSMVVAVILLALVLIPGVGTLSQGARRWFVIYGLSVQPSELVKVALCIWGAHLLASRRRDHASLRELLVPLVPVAMLVCLLIILEPNLSTTITIAIIVGAVLWFAGLPIKVFLAFAVSGIVLAVILALAEGYRSQRVMSFLGNVDDPQGAGYQARQATFALANGGVFGVGLGQSSAKWNYLPNAHNDFIFAIIGEELGLLGGLMVVFLFVILAYIGFRIAHRSSDPFLRLMSATITVLITAQAFINIGYVIGLLPVTGIQLPLISAGGTSTLTVLAMLGLLANAARHEPEAVAALTAGSPTRVARWLRLPTPVGYRQSRAESLRDRLHQKRSSGVRGAGRAVGRPGPGGRRPATGRRQPSGPAPSAAAGRSRGRFSMPWKRAKRGPEPVRDERRTTDRGRARPAPSARSGVDYRGGYPGQAGARRSASPGWRAGTHQPRNAPRTDPARGRPAPRRSGRR, from the coding sequence TTGAGCCGCGTGGGCAGCGACAGCGCGGCCGGCGAGACCGCGGTGCAGGACGGCACCGCAGTGCAGGACGACACCGCGGCGCAGGACGAGGCCGCGGCGCAGGACGAGGCCGCCGGGGCGGTCCCCGACGCCGACCGGGCACGGTCCCGCGGTGAACGTGGCACCGGGGCCCGGTCCGGATCGAAGAACGCCGGGTCGAAGAACACCGGGTCGAAGCAGGCGGGATCGGGTACAGCGGGGAAGGGCAGGGCAGCCACGGGCGGCCGGTCTGCGAGCGCCACGGCGACCGCATCGATCCCGGCCATGGTCATCGACGCGGTCCGGGGACTGCTCGCCCGACCCCTGGCGTCCTACCAGCTGATCCTCACGATGTCGTTCCTGCTCACCGCGTTCGGCCTGGTGATGGTGCTGTCGGCGTCGTCGGTGGAGGGATATTCCAAGGAGGGGTCGGCCTACGGTCTCTTCGCGACGCAGGTGATCTTCGCGCTGCTCGGCCTGGTGGTCTTCTATCTGATGCTGCGCGTGCCGGTGCGGCTGCTGAGGCGGTTCGCCGCACCGTCGATGGTCGTCGCGGTGATCCTGCTGGCACTGGTCCTGATCCCCGGCGTCGGCACGCTCAGCCAGGGTGCGCGCCGCTGGTTCGTCATCTACGGACTGTCGGTGCAGCCGTCGGAGCTGGTGAAGGTGGCGTTGTGTATCTGGGGTGCGCATCTGCTGGCGTCGCGACGCCGTGACCACGCCTCCCTGCGCGAACTACTGGTCCCGCTCGTCCCGGTCGCGATGCTGGTGTGCCTGCTCATCATCCTCGAACCGAACCTGTCGACCACGATCACGATCGCGATCATCGTCGGCGCGGTGCTGTGGTTCGCGGGGCTGCCGATCAAGGTCTTCCTGGCCTTCGCGGTGTCGGGTATCGTCCTCGCGGTCATCCTCGCGCTCGCGGAGGGCTACCGCTCACAGCGCGTGATGAGCTTCCTCGGCAACGTCGACGACCCGCAGGGAGCGGGTTATCAGGCGCGGCAGGCAACCTTCGCGCTGGCCAACGGCGGGGTGTTCGGTGTGGGACTCGGGCAGTCGAGCGCCAAATGGAACTACCTGCCCAACGCCCACAACGACTTCATCTTCGCGATCATCGGCGAGGAACTCGGCCTGCTCGGCGGGCTGATGGTGGTGTTCCTGTTCGTCATCCTGGCCTACATCGGCTTCAGGATCGCGCACCGGTCCAGCGACCCGTTCCTGCGCCTCATGTCCGCCACCATCACCGTCCTCATCACCGCGCAGGCCTTCATCAATATCGGCTATGTGATCGGCCTGCTGCCCGTTACCGGTATCCAGCTGCCGCTGATCTCCGCGGGCGGCACATCGACGCTGACCGTCCTGGCGATGCTGGGCCTGCTGGCCAACGCCGCCAGACACGAACCGGAGGCCGTCGCCGCGCTCACGGCCGGCTCACCGACCCGGGTCGCGCGGTGGCTGCGCCTCCCGACGCCGGTCGGCTACCGGCAGTCACGTGCGGAGTCGTTGCGCGACCGTCTCCACCAGAAGCGCTCATCGGGTGTTCGCGGCGCGGGCCGTGCTGTCGGCCGGCCGGGGCCGGGCGGCCGCCGGCCCGCCACCGGACGACGCCAGCCGAGTGGGCCGGCACCGTCGGCCGCCGCCGGTCGCAGCCGAGGACGTTTCTCGATGCCGTGGAAGCGCGCGAAGCGCGGTCCCGAACCGGTTCGTGACGAACGACGCACCACCGACCGCGGTCGTGCCCGACCTGCGCCGTCGGCGCGTTCCGGCGTCGACTACCGTGGCGGGTATCCAGGGCAGGCCGGTGCCCGGCGTTCGGCGTCGCCGGGATGGCGGGCGGGCACACATCAACCGCGGAACGCGCCGCGTACCGACCCCGCGCGCGGGCGGCCGGCGCCGCGCCGTTCGGGACGCCGGTGA
- the murD gene encoding UDP-N-acetylmuramoyl-L-alanine--D-glutamate ligase: MSATRYLVTLGVHVLLADDRFATRAADPDARRSAIDAVTGVAELTSQGVEPVATADLLADPAWTAHTAVVVVSPGFAPTNALVTAAADAGIPVWGEVELAWRVDAAGLLGEPRTWLVVTGTNGKTTTTSMLAGIIDASGRAGAACGNIGLPVLDAMRATPRVDVLCAELSSFQLHWAPSIRPDAGVVLNVADDHLDWHGTFEAYAAAKAGALRGAISVVGLDDAVASGLPASGRRVGFTLGPPGPGQLGVVDGQLVDRAFGAGPLYAADEVSPAGPSGVSDALAAAALALAIGVDGNAVRAGLSAFRPARHRGEVVATREGIAFVDDSKATNPHAAQAAISAFGRVVLIAGGLLKGASLDDMLVAVGDRLAGVVAIGRDRSLVVEAIARHAPEVPTVTVFTGDDGTVNAHRPGLPAPDSPLASPDRLPDTYRTSDTSESPTAVPDKQAGVAETERATAVAVMDRAVEEAWALATTSDPTPDAVLLAPAAASLDMFAGYGRRGDAFADAAHRIAGSTTAGR, translated from the coding sequence ATGTCCGCCACCCGCTACCTGGTCACCCTGGGCGTCCACGTCCTGCTCGCCGACGACCGCTTCGCCACCCGTGCGGCCGACCCCGACGCCAGGCGGTCGGCGATCGACGCGGTCACCGGAGTGGCCGAACTGACGTCGCAGGGCGTCGAACCCGTCGCGACGGCCGACCTCCTCGCCGACCCCGCATGGACCGCCCACACCGCGGTCGTGGTCGTGTCACCGGGCTTCGCGCCCACCAACGCGCTCGTCACGGCCGCCGCCGACGCCGGCATCCCCGTCTGGGGCGAGGTCGAGCTGGCCTGGCGGGTCGACGCGGCAGGCCTGCTCGGTGAGCCGCGCACCTGGCTGGTGGTCACCGGCACCAACGGCAAGACGACGACCACCTCGATGCTGGCCGGGATCATCGACGCCTCGGGACGTGCGGGCGCGGCCTGCGGCAACATCGGGCTGCCCGTTCTCGACGCGATGCGCGCCACCCCACGCGTCGACGTCCTGTGTGCCGAACTGTCGTCGTTCCAGCTGCACTGGGCGCCGTCGATCCGGCCCGACGCCGGCGTCGTGCTCAACGTCGCCGACGACCACCTGGACTGGCACGGCACCTTCGAGGCCTACGCAGCGGCCAAGGCCGGCGCCCTGCGCGGTGCGATCTCGGTCGTCGGACTCGACGACGCGGTCGCCTCCGGGCTCCCGGCGTCGGGACGTCGTGTCGGATTCACCCTCGGCCCGCCCGGGCCGGGCCAGCTCGGCGTCGTCGACGGGCAGCTGGTGGACCGCGCCTTCGGCGCCGGGCCGCTGTACGCCGCCGACGAGGTCAGCCCGGCCGGTCCGTCCGGCGTGTCCGACGCGCTCGCAGCCGCCGCGCTCGCGTTGGCCATCGGCGTCGACGGGAACGCCGTGCGCGCCGGGCTCAGTGCGTTCCGCCCGGCGCGACATCGGGGAGAGGTGGTGGCCACCCGCGAGGGAATCGCCTTCGTCGACGACTCCAAGGCCACCAATCCGCACGCCGCGCAGGCCGCGATCTCGGCGTTCGGCCGGGTGGTGCTCATCGCGGGAGGCCTGCTCAAGGGCGCCTCGCTCGACGACATGCTCGTGGCGGTGGGCGACCGGCTCGCCGGCGTGGTCGCCATCGGCCGAGATCGATCGCTGGTTGTCGAGGCGATCGCGCGACACGCCCCAGAAGTCCCAACAGTCACAGTATTCACAGGGGACGATGGCACGGTGAACGCGCATCGCCCGGGACTGCCCGCTCCCGACTCCCCGCTCGCAAGCCCTGACCGGCTCCCCGACACCTACCGCACCTCCGACACCTCGGAGTCGCCGACCGCCGTCCCGGACAAGCAGGCCGGCGTCGCGGAAACGGAACGGGCGACTGCCGTCGCGGTCATGGACCGGGCCGTCGAGGAGGCCTGGGCGCTCGCCACGACCTCAGACCCGACGCCCGACGCGGTACTCCTCGCGCCCGCCGCGGCGTCGCTGGACATGTTCGCCGGATACGGCAGGCGAGGCGACGCCTTCGCCGACGCCGCGCACCGGATCGCCGGTTCGACCACCGCCGGACGTTGA
- the mraY gene encoding phospho-N-acetylmuramoyl-pentapeptide-transferase: MTQILLAGAIAIAVSILLTPVLVKVFSRQGFGQEIRVEGPKSHQTKRGTPSMGGVAILAALWAGYFGSHLIGVFTDGGNGPTASGLLVLGLATALGMVGFLDDMIKIRKHRNLGLNKTAKSIGQFIAAILFGILVLQFRNDYGYTPASTNLSYVRDIDAISLGAVVFVVFCWLVVAAWSNAVNFTDGLDGLAAGSMAMVLGSYVLVTFFQFVNACAGGAKPPSDIPTGCYQVRDPLDLALIAVAGGGACLGFLWWNAAPAKIFMGDTGSLALGGMLAGLSITTRTELLAVVIGALFVAEIMSVVIQIAFFRTTGRRVFRMAPFHHHFELGGWAETTVIIRFWLLTAIACALGLSLFYGEFLTANG; encoded by the coding sequence GTGACACAGATCCTCTTGGCGGGTGCGATCGCGATCGCGGTGTCGATCCTGCTGACCCCCGTCCTGGTCAAGGTGTTCTCCCGGCAGGGATTCGGCCAGGAGATCCGGGTCGAGGGCCCGAAGAGTCACCAGACCAAGCGCGGCACACCGTCGATGGGCGGGGTGGCGATCCTCGCGGCGCTCTGGGCGGGCTACTTCGGCTCGCACCTCATCGGGGTGTTCACCGACGGGGGTAACGGACCCACCGCGTCGGGCCTGCTGGTCCTGGGCCTGGCGACCGCGCTGGGCATGGTCGGCTTCCTCGACGACATGATCAAGATCCGCAAACACCGGAACCTGGGGCTGAACAAGACCGCCAAGTCGATCGGGCAGTTCATCGCCGCGATCCTGTTCGGCATCCTGGTCCTGCAGTTCCGCAACGACTACGGCTACACCCCGGCCAGCACCAACCTGTCCTACGTCCGCGACATCGACGCCATCTCGCTCGGCGCCGTCGTCTTCGTGGTGTTCTGCTGGCTCGTCGTCGCCGCCTGGTCCAACGCGGTGAACTTCACCGACGGACTCGACGGTCTGGCGGCCGGTTCGATGGCCATGGTCCTGGGCTCCTACGTCCTGGTCACCTTCTTCCAGTTCGTCAACGCCTGCGCGGGCGGTGCCAAACCGCCCAGCGACATCCCCACCGGTTGCTACCAGGTCCGCGACCCGCTCGACCTCGCCCTCATCGCGGTGGCCGGCGGCGGCGCCTGCCTCGGCTTCCTGTGGTGGAACGCCGCACCGGCCAAGATCTTCATGGGCGACACCGGGTCGCTGGCGCTCGGCGGCATGCTCGCCGGCCTGTCGATCACCACCCGAACCGAACTCCTCGCCGTCGTCATCGGCGCGCTGTTCGTCGCCGAGATCATGTCGGTGGTGATCCAGATCGCCTTCTTCCGGACCACCGGACGACGAGTGTTCCGGATGGCCCCGTTCCATCACCACTTCGAACTCGGGGGCTGGGCCGAGACGACGGTGATCATCAGGTTCTGGCTGCTCACCGCCATCGCCTGCGCACTCGGCCTGTCGCTGTTCTACGGCGAGTTCCTGACCGCCAATGGTTGA
- a CDS encoding UDP-N-acetylmuramoyl-tripeptide--D-alanyl-D-alanine ligase, translating to MTAPHVTVIRGETPVTVDDARLLVRRLVEFAGSARGVEPAGSRGTGRPRTWAIIAELASPEGVPENQRVVEHDLLGRLAVRLAVDKTLCVGDSRSVHALHQGAVMEGSWGDEARIVATVSDAAELVDVDPDWRPAAGDVILVAAAGADLDSVVDAWGARCGWQPVDASTPGGDPT from the coding sequence ATGACCGCACCCCACGTCACGGTGATCCGCGGGGAGACACCGGTGACGGTCGACGACGCACGCCTCCTGGTACGACGCCTCGTAGAATTTGCGGGCTCCGCCCGCGGTGTAGAACCTGCGGGCTCCCGCGGCACGGGACGGCCCCGTACCTGGGCGATCATCGCCGAACTCGCCTCACCCGAGGGCGTCCCGGAGAACCAGCGCGTCGTCGAACACGATCTGCTGGGTCGTCTGGCGGTCCGGCTGGCAGTCGACAAGACTCTCTGCGTGGGGGATTCGCGTTCGGTGCACGCGCTGCACCAGGGGGCGGTCATGGAAGGGTCCTGGGGCGACGAGGCGCGCATCGTCGCCACCGTTTCCGACGCGGCCGAACTCGTCGACGTCGATCCGGACTGGCGGCCGGCCGCCGGTGACGTCATCCTCGTCGCCGCCGCGGGCGCCGACCTCGACTCGGTCGTCGACGCCTGGGGTGCGCGCTGCGGATGGCAGCCCGTCGACGCCTCGACGCCGGGAGGGGACCCGACGTGA